atttaatgaaaaaaaaaaaaattctctttattTTAGAGTTAAAAGTGGTCCGCATATGTTCCTGACAGATTTCATGCAATTCACAGCCTACCAGGAAGCTCATTTGTTCAGAAATTGAAAGACTCCAAAAATAATATCACATGACATTATACATAATGCATCTTAATTTTGTTGAATTCataactgaaaagaaaatataaggATAGTCCTATACATATGAAGCTTTTAAGCATAAAAACTCCCTTCTGTTGTCTGCTTCGGTCCGGCTTACACTCTGATGTGTGAATGACGTCAGAGGGGGGTGGGGAAAAGGAGGGCTGGCTCCGCTAGTCACTGCGTTACTGACATCAGGAGGCTAATGATGTCATAGTGATGTCAATGCCCCTGACAGTGACTGCACACTTAGCTTGTGGTTTGGGCAGCATTGCATGctgacagcagagagagacagacaagcTTTCAGCTCACTATAGATGGCTGTGACTGGAGATGAGACAGAATCAGGTACATCCGCTGTTTTCTGTGGTTCTTCTGTGGTTTTCAGCTTGTTTAACATTGGAAACTTGCTTTAAAGAtcgaaatgtatttttttgttgtttgtcccTGTGGATTTGATTAGgtaattttaaatttgatttgtcaGAGAATATGAACGGAGAAACAACACTTCAAATGCTCAAACAAAACTTTGAAGTTTTGGTagagacacacagagattgtACTGAGAAAATTCTATACAATTTGTATCTGTTCTCTCGTTATATTATTGCGATGAATCATCTCTAGAGCATGCAACAGGCTGAAAGAATGGAATGTTCGCATTTTTTGCTTCCTGTTGAGTTCCTCTGCAGCTCTCACTCGTTTCTTTCAGCACCTCGGttgctttctctctctgaaaCGCGTGAATGCGCTGCCCACTCACAGTGCTGCTGACGTCATGTTGTTTCCTGGAATTGGACACCAGCAGGGAAATGTAAATGCTGGACAGCAAATAAGATGTACATTGACGTCAGTTCAGAGTCATGCTGTGATTACAGGCAGCTCCTTTTGCTAGAGCAAGACTACCAGATTAATCATCTCTTATAATGCGATGCAGTCTCCACGGAGACAAAGAGAATCAGACACATGTAAAATGCTGCTGTGCATTTTTTCATTGTTCataagctttgtaaaattatttcacttGTCAAAACTTTTATTCGTTACTATGTAACAGTTTTGTAACTGTGACCACATAGTTTGCGGCTACTGGGGAAATTGTATCACTTTGTTTTCATAAGAACATTTCACTCTGCACAAATATGTTGGAGCTCTTACTGATGTGCACTCCAGTTTATAACCACACCACGTGTAGGTCTGTGTATAATCTACCACTGTGACAGTTGATCTTTAGGCCTGTTTAGGAACATGATGATATTCATGGACTCATGACATCAGACTTCAGAATGAGCTCTGAGTCAGTATAATCTTTtgtaatctgtttatttttatttctgtttatattatattcatacatGTAATTATATGGATATGCATTTTCATATATTCTTATTTGAAATTTGAGACAGATATCAATGTAATCTCAGATCAACCTTCAGTTCagattataattttacaaaaatttagTTTACCAGCAGTTAGTATGTTTCAGAAAAGCGATAagcaaaaaattacttttatatcatGTTCATATTGGGGTTCAGTCAAAAACACCTGGGTGTTTCATCTCTGCCATTCATCTCTGCCTCACATACTTGACATGTATTGGAAACTGCCAGGGTTCTCACTCATCCTAGAAAATCTGAAATTTTGTAGTGCATGTTATAGGAAATAGGAGAATCACTTTCGGTAAAAATCATGAACAAGTTGTTCTTGTTGTAGTAAAATGTTAactctttcttccttccttcctttctttctttctttctttctttctttctttctttctttcttttagttaGTTACTAGTGCAGTAAGcaataaatcacaatatattGGCACCAAAAAGCTTTTGGACAGttctttttgtgaaatgtattgtTTGGTATCACAGCATCGCTATAACGCCCAGAACAGCCATAACAATATCCACAAGATCACACTTCCTCTAAAAGTCACTGATTAAATATTGCAGATGTGGGGCTCAACAATAAAGATGACCTGGGATCAGTGTCAGAGAGTTTTGTGCTAATtggttgaaaacagttttattattttgtaaagaaCACTtacaaatttattgaaaattattgaaaatctggaatctgagggtgcaaaaaaatctaaatattgagaaaatcacctttgaagttgtccaaataaagttcttagcaatgcatattactaatcaaaaattaagttttgatatatttacggcagtaaattgacaaaatatcttcatggaacatgatctttacttaatatcctaatgatttttggcacaaaagaaaaatttatcattttgacccacacaatgtttttttggctattgctaaaaatataccccagcgacttaagactggttttgtgctccagggtcacacacacacacacacacacacacacacacatatatatatataaattgtggtAGGGCCAATAAAAACATTATCTGAACTACTGGCCTGACTGGGCCAGCAGAATAAAATCCTTGTTACCTGTGATGGAAACACACAAGATGCagtaaatgttctgtaaaataatGTCTTTGAAAAGATGtgaatatgttgtgtttttgcaGCCACTACTGGAGGTATGTCTGCGTATCAGATTTCCTCTCCCATATCTGGCCTTTCCCAGGCGATGGATGGCTCACCCGGTTCTCTGCCCAGCCCTCAGCAGCTGACTGAGGAAGCATCACAGAAAAGGGAACTCCGACTTATGAAAAACAGGTAATGCCCAGCCACACTTCCCCATTCCAGAATTACCACTGCATTCTGTAGCCTAAGAGCATGAAATCATTATAACAGTTTATTTCAGTCTGTCTTGGCATGTTGCTTGGTCCTCCCCACTTCTTTCAGCACCTGAGGCCTCACATGTTTCTCAGTTGCGTCCATTCGTCTGCTTTCAACTTCTGATGCAGTCAAATGCTAGTATTATTTGCTTGTAGCATATCACTGCGTCATGCTTGAGCATGAAAGTTAAATCTCAGTGGGTGGAGCATGTTCTAAAAGCTTTCTTTGTTTCATGACAATGCTTTGAATTGAAAGCTTGTGGAATTATTTGCATTGTACAAGCAACTAAAAAATCACTCATTCACAGCTGGTTTGGACATGATGATGCTCTGCAGTTCTGACTTGCTTGAAGTGGGACCTGTAAACACAATGTAAGATTTACAGTATAAACACTCACAGAGCTTCTCTGTTGTTGCTTCCAGGGAAGCTGCCCGGGAATGTCGACGGAAGAAGAAAGAATATGTCAAATGTCTCGAGAACCGAGTTGCCGtgcttgaaaaacaaaacaagatgctTATTGAAGAACTCAAGGCTCTTAAAGACATATACTGTCACAAAACAGAATAACAGCAGTCCATTGCAAACCAAAACACGAAAGACTATACCGTTTACAGAGCAAACGCGCTTTTCACCTAATGTCTAGCCACCTCGCGTAATAATCGGAAAAGGTGCATGGTCTGTGACGTCCCATGTGTGAAAGATGGtgacgtgtgcatgtgtgtacgcTGGAGGCCCTAGTGCTCCAGAGCCAGTCAATGTGGTGTGTTGCCCGTGTTGCTTGTGCCTTTTGCAGGACAGCGGCCAAAGAGTACAGACGCAGGAAGAAGGACTATGTGCGGAGCTTAGAGATGTGCATTGCTATCACTGAAAACCAGATGCAGAAAATGACAGAAGAGCTGGACAGTCTAAGGCAATGCActggaaagtctgattcattttagtggcACAGTAGACTGCTGCCATCTGTTATGattctgttttactgtaaaatattgttgtcgtatgtgtgttttgtatctTCTGTGAAATTGAACAGTAGACCAGCACTGCCTTTGCTCATTAGgcttttttgaagattttatatTGACAATTggatttaatatttcaaatatttgctGACAGACTATCTATTTTAAgagaaatatttactttaatatcAAAGGACTGCTTATTATGAGTCATTCACAAACACACCAGCTCCAAAACTGATATGAACATAGCTACTgtatatactttaatgtaataaatataggATAAACAGAGATGTGTTGTATATACAgacagtgtttttgtatttatggCATATTAATTGTAACTAAATACCAAATCTTATAACAAAAATTAGATATTGTTTGTTACAAATATATTCTTGAATCCTTCCTGGTGGTTTTTCAGGTGGCACAGTCCTTCAGTTTCCATTGAGACTATCAGCACAGTTTCATGTTTATCTTTagcttctgtttaaaataaatttatctaGCTCTCCATTTGATggcgttttgttgttgttgctttttgaGAGATTTATGTTAGGAAATATTTCACATTGCGGTTATTGATCCC
This sequence is a window from Cyprinus carpio isolate SPL01 chromosome A24, ASM1834038v1, whole genome shotgun sequence. Protein-coding genes within it:
- the LOC109066008 gene encoding cAMP-responsive element modulator-like isoform X2; protein product: MAVTGDETESATTGGMSAYQISSPISGLSQAMDGSPGSLPSPQQLTEEASQKRELRLMKNREAARECRRKKKEYVKCLENRVAVLEKQNKMLIEELKALKDIYCHKTE
- the LOC109066008 gene encoding cAMP-responsive element modulator-like isoform X1, whose protein sequence is MQYAVHSSNGTYIVSEKKGQATTGGMSAYQISSPISGLSQAMDGSPGSLPSPQQLTEEASQKRELRLMKNREAARECRRKKKEYVKCLENRVAVLEKQNKMLIEELKALKDIYCHKTE